From a region of the Salarias fasciatus chromosome 6, fSalaFa1.1, whole genome shotgun sequence genome:
- the LOC115390131 gene encoding protein phosphatase 1 regulatory subunit 29-like produces the protein MAGRLRSSSPPHSLPLSLLLPALLLLRLPGMVKGDCWLIEGDKGYVWLAICSQNQPPYETIPQHINSTVHDLRLNENKIKAVLFTSMYRFTNLTDLNLTKNEISYIEDGAFAGQANLQVLQLGYNKLTNLTEGMLRGLGRMQCLFLQHNLIEVIANNAFWECPSLSSLDLSSNKLARLDPSTFTTLNRLMVCELAGNPFHCVCELYSFLTWLEEFNNVTHTYDRLQCETPPEMTGYPLLSPVPGHGRNARFILLSMCHDGSIIPGMTSQIPEQDGSGMGLDNPDQGLYHQPVINSTPDPNYNHQISMKLQTVSLYTASLVVQIPRPFSKMYVLSKVNHSFTEDIRPLKNKKETVHLGKLSPHTNYTYCVASVSKTQHYNHTCLSFNTRAPEPGDPRTNPSTTTHYIMTILGCLFGMVIVLGFVYYCLRRRRIQEEKEKAISVKKTILEMRYGPEAAAAVANDPGAMQRLQEQAHHQHHHSGGAGGKLPHSASSSTGMLHGSANTSSSRLSTLPQVEKMATAFSEAMGGKGNYMDVRTAGVAGEGREGVVAAGGAGVGGEVVVDMRGGAENGTEAGEDSDDDGRGSASEISTIAKEVDKVNQIINNCIDALKLDASANVVTTAENATSGSSSQPPCIASLPRNLLPLSPGHPGDQIMASSPKVHPKPHPQPHPQQHSQAHPQPHPQSHSLPHPQPHPQSHPQPHPQLHQQPHPSMAPVPLVMPLSERPGISGGGFLSPPYRDPPPANAVRPLQRQLSADTAVVKNRCGALPAGPVKNTRVYSVDIPEQRNDPPKYPTEKGSPVGCGGGTGNGGGGGVGGCNGNGMGNINGGGVSLNGGGMGCSNGSGGGVVGQGQQQHHLEVQPDYHSSEHRHSFPALYYEGGNESPTPAQKASFLKPLGRTKRDATATYSQLSPSRHHNYNSGYSSSPEYSSESTLRIWERFRPYKKSPREEASYIAAGHALRKKVQFAKDEDLHDILDYWKGVSAQQKL, from the exons ATGGCCGGCAGACTCCGCTCGTCCTCCCCGCCTCACTCccttcccctctccctcctgcttcctgctctgttgCTTCTCCGCCTGCCCGGCATGGTGAAAGGCGACTGCTGGCTGATAGAGGGGGATAAAGGCTACGTCTGGCTGGCTATCTGCAGTCAGAACCAGCCTCCGTATGAAACCATCCCCCAGCACATCAACAGCACG GTTCACGATCTGAGGCTGAATGAGAACAAAATTAAGGCGGTGCTCTTCACCTCCATGTACCGCTTCACAAACCTTACTGACCTCAATCTTACCAAGAACGAGATCAGTTACATCGAGGATGGGGCTTTTGCTGGACAGGCCAACCTGCAG GTTCTGCAACTCGGCTACAACAAACTCACCAACCTGACAGAGGGCATGTTGAGAGGCCTGGGTCGGATGCAGTGTCTCTTCTTGCAACACAACCTCATCGAGGTCATTGCCAACAATGCCTTCTGGGAGTGCCccagcctcagcagcctggaCTTATCATCCAATAAGTTGGCCCGTCTTGACCCGTCTACCTTCACTACCCTGAACAGGCTGATGGTGTGTGAACTAGCAGGAAACCcgtttcactgtgtgtgtgagctatACAGCTTCCTCACTTGGCTGGAGGAGTTCAATAATGTCACCCACACCTATGATCGCCTGCAGTGTGAGACCCCTCCAGAAATGACTGGCTACCCACTCTTGAGCCCTGTGCCTGGACATGGGAGAAACGCCCGCTTTATTCTTTTATCCATGTGTCATGATGGTTCAATAATTCCAGGGATGACTTCTCAGATCCCAGAACAAGATGGCTCCGGGATGGGTTTGGACAACCCAGACCAAGGTCTCTACCATCAACCGGTCATAAATTCGACTCCTGACCCAAACTACAACCACCAGATCTCCATGAAGCTCCAAACTGTCTCCCTCTACACTGCTTCTTTGGTAGTGCAAATACCACGACCATTCAGTAAGATGTATGTCCTCTCCAAGGTCAACCACAGTTTCACAGAAGACATAAggcctctgaaaaacaaaaaggagactGTCCATTTGGGCAAGCTCAGCCCACACACCAACTACACCTATTGTGTGGCTTCTGTAAGCAAAACTCAGCACTACAATCATACGTGTCTGTCATTTAATACACGAGCACCGGAGCCTGGGGATCCACGAACTAATCCATCCACAACCACCCACTACATCATGACCATCCTAGGATGTCTCTTTGGCATGGTCATCGTGCTTGGATTTGTCTATTACTGTCTCCGCCGGAGGCGAATccaggaagagaaggaaaaagctATAAGTGTGAAGAAAACCATTCTGGAAATGAG gTATGGCCCAGAGGCGGCTGCTGCAGTAGCCAATGACCCCGGTGCCATGCAGCGTCTCCAGGAGCAGGCTCATCACCAGCACCACCattcaggaggagcaggaggcaaGCTGCCCCATTCGGCCTCCTCGAGTACAGGCATGCTCCACGGTTCGGCCAACACCAGTTCCTCCCGTCTCTCCACCTTGCCACAGGTGGAAAAAATGGCAACTGCCTTCTCTGAAGCGATGGGTGGTAAAGGGAACTACATGGAtgtgaggacagcaggagtGGCAGGGGAAGGCAGAGAGGGAGTGGTGGCTGCTGGAGGGGCAGGGGTAGGAGGGGAAGTAGTTGTTGATATGCGAGGTGGAGCAGAGAATGGGACAGAGGCTGGGGAGGATTCGGATGACGACGGCCGTGGCTCAGCATCAGAGATCTCCACCATTGCCAAGGAGGTGGACAAAGTGAATCAGATCATCAACAACTGCATCGATGCCCTGAAACTTGATGCTTCAGCTAATGTTGTGACCACAGCTGAGAATGCgacctctggttcctcctcccagcctccttGCATCGCGTCCCTTCCCCGCaacctcctccctctgtctccaggTCACCCGGGTGATCAAATCATGGCCTCCTCTCCAAAAGTGCATCCgaagcctcaccctcagccacATCCTCAGCAGCATTCTCAGGCTCATCCACAGCCACATCCCCAGTCACATTCCCTGCCACATCCCCAGCCACACCCTCAGTCACACCCTCAGCCTCATCCACAGCTACATCAGCAGCCTCATCCCTCCATGGCCCCAGTGCCCCTGGTAATGCCCCTGTCTGAGCGGCCTGGCATCAGCGGAGGTGGGTTTCTCTCCCCTCCCTATCGTGACCCTCCCCCAGCTAATGCTGTACGGCCCCTTCAGAGGCAGTTGAGTGCTGACACTGCTGTGGTGAAGAATCGTTGTGGTGCACTCCCAGCAGGACCTGTTAAGAACACAAGAGTGTACAGTGTGGATATCCCTGAGCAGCGCAACGATCCTCCGAAGTACCCAACAGAAAAGGGTAGCCCTGTGGGTTGTGGTGGAGGGACTGGAaatggaggaggtggtggagttGGGGGATGCAACGGGAATGGGATGGGAAACATAAATGGTGGCGGGGTGAGCTTGAATGGCGGTGGGATGGGATGCAGTAATGGTAGTGGAGGCGGGGTTGTTGGCCAAGGACAGCAGCAACACCATTTGGAGGTGCAGCCAGAttaccacagctccgagcaccGCCACTCCTTTCCTGCACTCTACTATGAAGGTGGCAACGAGTCACCCACACCAGCCCAGAAGGCTTCGTTCCTCAAGCCACTGGGGCGTACCAAGAGGGATGCCACAGCCACTTATTCCCAGCTCTCACCGTCCCGTCACCACAACTACAACTCTGGCTACTCCTCCAGTCCAGAGTACTCATCGGAGAGCACACTGCGAATCTGGGAGCGATTTCGACCCTACAAAAAAAGCCCCAGAGAGGAAGCATCCTATATAGCAGCCGGTCATGCCTTGCGTAAGAAGGTGCAGTTTGCTAAGGACGAGGACCTTCATGATATTTTGGACTACTGGAAGGGTGTTTCTGCCCAGCAGAAGCTTTGA